A single region of the Neodiprion pinetum isolate iyNeoPine1 chromosome 5, iyNeoPine1.2, whole genome shotgun sequence genome encodes:
- the LOC124220673 gene encoding synaptic vesicle glycoprotein 2C — translation MVEGEPDSKHNRKSDVKDDRPNGCGSKDLELARLGTKGKTLDPEKGSFEKADFEKAIELTGYGKFHYFLLAVCGLVSTSEEMDVISMSYILPSAQCDLDLDTHRKGWMSSIIFIGMMVGAYAWGSVADALGRRKVLIVISIMNAVCIVASSFTQRYEYFLLFRFLNGAALGGSGPVIWSYFAEFQPKAKRGSMLSFMAAFWTLGNLFVAGLAWLIIPSGIGFDSLAFKYNSWRIFLLICAAPSFLVAGLLLLLPESPKYLLIRGREKEALEIFRGIYAINTGQSRTMYPVKKLIFDDSRHRSEKASTKPQSKCKMLFGDILGNTKQLFISPILRFTLISIIINFTFHIGYYGLMMWFPELFNRFDKYQTAHPNVTSIGICEVTDFVVNNKTQESNVTCTNEISAQVFQESLITVASAIPANILAVVGMDRLGRKFFLVFSTFSAGLCSTGLYFVTNKTHNLIVSAFFSGVISCGNAALDCLITEVFPTNLRATGVAISMVAARLGGIIGNIVIAQLLDTYCPAPTFIVAALLIGGGLMCLGLPNTTRQPLS, via the exons ATGGTAGAAGGTGAACCCGACTCAAAGCACAATCGTA AGAGTGATGTAAAGGACGATCGCCCAAACGGCTGTGGTTCAAAAGACCTAGAGCTCGCAC GTTTAGGGACAAAGGGCAAGACTCTCGATCCCGAGAAAGGATCCTTTGAAAAAGCGGATTTCGAAAAGGCTATCGAACTTACCG GATATGGCAAGTTCCACTACTTCCTGCTCGCAGTATGCGGGTTGGTCAGCACGAGCGAGGAGATGGATGTAATTTCCATGTCCTACATTTTGCCGAGTGCACAATGTGACCTGGATCTCGATACCCACAGGAAGGGATGGATGAGCTCCATCATATTCATAGGGATGATGGTCGGTGCCTACGCGTGGGGTTCAGTGGCAGACGCCCTGGGCCGCCGCAAGGTTCTGATCGTCATCTCCATCATGAACGCCGTCTGCATAGTCGCCTCCAGCTTCACCCAGAGATATGAATACTTCTTGTTGTTCAGATTTCTCAACGGTGCTGC CCTTGGAGGCAGTGGACCTGTGATCTGGTCCTACTTTGCTGAATTCCAGCCGAAGGCGAAAAGAGGTTCCATGTTGTCGTTTATGGCGGCATTTTGGACCCTTGGGAACCTCTTTGTTGCTG GACTGGCATGGCTCATTATCCCTTCCGGGATCGGTTTCGACAGCCTCGCATTCAAGTATAACTCATGGCGAATCTTCCTGCTGATCTGCGCTGCACCGTCCTTTTTAGTGGCAGGGCTTCTGCTGCTCCTGCCCGAATCCCCCAAGTATTTACTCATCCGTGGACGAGAGAAGGAGGCTCTGGAAATATTCCGTGGCATATACGCGATAAACACCGGTCAATCGCGAACAATGTACCCAGTGAAAAAGCTGATATTCGACGACTCGAGGCATCGGTCGGAAAAGGCGAGCACCAAGCCGCAGAGCAAATGCAAAATGCTCTTCGGTGACATATTGGGAAACACTAAACAGCTGTTCATTTCACCGATCCTCCGTTTCACTTTAATATCCATCATAATTAACTTCACCTTCCACATCGGGTACTACGGGCTCATGATGTGGTTCCCTGAACTGTTCAACCGTTTCGACAAGTACCAAACGGCCCACCCAAATGTCACCTCGATAGGCATCTGCGAGGTTACGGACTTCGTCGTCAATAATAAAACACAGGAATCAAACGTTACTTGTACGAACGAAATCTCTGCCCAAGTGTTCCAAGAGTCTCTCATTACCGTCGCATCTGCAATACCTGCTAATATCCTTGCTGTTGTTGGAATGGATCGTCTTGGTCGCAAGTTCTTCCTCG TCTTCAGTACCTTCTCCGCCGGTCTTTGTTCCACCGGACTATACTTCGTGACGAACAAAACACACAACCTGATCGTATCAGCGTTCTTCAGCGGTGTGATAAGCTGCGGTAACGCCGCCCTCGATTGTCTGATCACTGAGGTATTTCCCACAAACCTCCGCGCCACCGGCGTGGCAATTTCAATGGTGGCAGCCCGTCTGGGTGGGATAATCGGTAACATAGTCATTGCTCAGCTGCTGGACACGTATTGTCCAGCGCCCACCTTTATCGTCGCCGCACTTCTTATCG GAGGAGGTCTGATGTGCTTAGGTTTACCAAACACAACGCGCCAGCCGTTGTCCTGA